A portion of the Saimiri boliviensis isolate mSaiBol1 chromosome 1, mSaiBol1.pri, whole genome shotgun sequence genome contains these proteins:
- the MTLN gene encoding LOW QUALITY PROTEIN: mitoregulin (The sequence of the model RefSeq protein was modified relative to this genomic sequence to represent the inferred CDS: deleted 2 bases in 1 codon), with protein MIAKDARHQREMLRGLRRGEGGVIHGLRKSSAEGETDETISEFRGNQRLAGCAGNAPTLASFSLRAPPLNARRLLTPPPRRRPRCTPVAAMADVSERTLQLSVLVAFASGVLLGWQANRLRRRYLDWRKRRLQDKLAATQKKLDLA; from the exons ATGATAGCTAAAGATGCAAGGCATCAACGAGAAATGCTGCGGGGGCTCAGGAGAGGGGAAGGCGGGGTCATCCACGGTCTGAGAAAGTCTTCAGCTGAAGGCGAGACAGACGAGACTATTAGCGAGTTTCGAGGAAACCAACGTCTCGCCGGCTGCGCTGGGAACGcccca accttggcctccttttCGCTCCGCGCCCCGCCCTTGAACGCGCGGCGCCTTTTGACCCCGCCGCCGCGCCGTAGACCGCGCTGCACGCCGGTGGCTGCCATGGCGGACGTGTCCGAAAGGACGCTGCAGTTGTCAGTGCTAGTGGCCTTCGCATCCGGAGTACTCCTGGGCTGGCAGGCGAACCGACTGCGGAGGCGCTACTTGGACTGGAGGAAACGGAGGCTGCAGGACAAGCTGGCGGCGACGCAGAAGAAGCTGGACCTGGCCTGA